A window of the Coturnix japonica isolate 7356 chromosome 12, Coturnix japonica 2.1, whole genome shotgun sequence genome harbors these coding sequences:
- the LMCD1 gene encoding LIM and cysteine-rich domains protein 1 isoform X1, protein MELSPGVQKMSMSQPQSGRGVLCLRCRGTCMGFEPHSWRKICKSCKCSQEDHCLSSDVEDDRKIGRLLSDSKYATLTARVKGGDGVRIYKRNRMIITNPIVSRKDPTFDTITYEWAPPGLTQKLAMQYMELIPKEMQPVAGTDGAYYRRRQLVRQLPVHDHDPSQCHGLAEGEVKLMEDFVKKYKAEALGVGEVALPGQAGHAKEEGKAKDAGPAAEKPPETTNGALESTPTVGLYHCETCKQAVPEDCPVVYADRAGYTRLWHPACFICCHCAEPLVDLIYFWKSGAAWCGRHYCESLRPRCAGCDEIIFSEEFQQAEGMAWHKKHFACLECETLLSGKAFSLDKGSLRCATCSRSKHL, encoded by the exons ATGTCCATGAGCCAGCCGCAGTCAGGACGAGGGGTGCTGTGTTTGCGCTGCAGAGGGACCTGTATGGGCTTTGAGCCACATTCCTGGAG GAAAATATGCAAGTCGTGCAAGTGCAGCCAAGAGGACCACTGCCTGAGCTCAGATGTGGAGGATGACCGAAAAATTGGCCGCCTGCTGTCAGACTCAAAGTATGCCACACTCACTGCACGTGTGAAAGGAGGGGACGGCGTTCGCATCTACAAGAGGAACCGCATGATCATCACCAACCCCATCGTGTCACGGAAAGACCCCACCTTCGACACCATCACATACGAGTGGGCCCCGCCGGGGCTCACCCAGAAGCTG GCCATGCAGTACATGGAGCTGATCCCCAAGGAGATGCAGCCAGTGGCAGGCACTGACGGGGCCTACTACCGCCGGCGGCAGCTCGTGCGACAGCTTCCAGTGCACGACCATGACCCGTCGCAGTGCCACGGCCTCGCTGAGGGAGAGGTGAAGCTGATGGAAGACTTTGTGAAGAAGTACAAGGCAGAGGCGCTGGGCGTCGGGGaggtggccctgccaggccaGGCTGGTCATGCAAAGGAGGAGGGCAAGGCAAAAGATGCGGGCCCAGCAGCCGAAAAGCCCCCCGAGACCACCAATGGGGCCCTGGAGAGCACTCCGACTGTGGGGCTCTAT CACTGTGAGACCTGCAAGCAGGCAGTGCCCGAGGACTGCCCGGTGGTGTATGCAGACCGGGCGGGCTACACACGGCTGTGGCACCCAGCCTGCTTCATCTGCTGCCACTGCGCCGAGCCCCTCGTCGACCTCATTTACTTCTGGAAGAGCGGGGCTGCCTGGTGCGGGCGTCACTACTGCGAGAGCCTGCGGCCACGCTGTGCCGGCTGTGATGAG ATCATCTTCTCAGAGGAGTTTCAGCAGGCAGAGGGGATGGCCTGGCACAAGAAGCATTTCGCCTGTCTGGAGTGCGAGACGCTGCTGAGTGGCAAAGCCTTCAGCCTGGACAAGGGCAGCCTGCGGTGTGCGACCTGCAGCCGGAGCAAGCACCTCTGA
- the LMCD1 gene encoding LIM and cysteine-rich domains protein 1 isoform X2, translating to MSMSQPQSGRGVLCLRCRGTCMGFEPHSWRKICKSCKCSQEDHCLSSDVEDDRKIGRLLSDSKYATLTARVKGGDGVRIYKRNRMIITNPIVSRKDPTFDTITYEWAPPGLTQKLAMQYMELIPKEMQPVAGTDGAYYRRRQLVRQLPVHDHDPSQCHGLAEGEVKLMEDFVKKYKAEALGVGEVALPGQAGHAKEEGKAKDAGPAAEKPPETTNGALESTPTVGLYHCETCKQAVPEDCPVVYADRAGYTRLWHPACFICCHCAEPLVDLIYFWKSGAAWCGRHYCESLRPRCAGCDEIIFSEEFQQAEGMAWHKKHFACLECETLLSGKAFSLDKGSLRCATCSRSKHL from the exons ATGTCCATGAGCCAGCCGCAGTCAGGACGAGGGGTGCTGTGTTTGCGCTGCAGAGGGACCTGTATGGGCTTTGAGCCACATTCCTGGAG GAAAATATGCAAGTCGTGCAAGTGCAGCCAAGAGGACCACTGCCTGAGCTCAGATGTGGAGGATGACCGAAAAATTGGCCGCCTGCTGTCAGACTCAAAGTATGCCACACTCACTGCACGTGTGAAAGGAGGGGACGGCGTTCGCATCTACAAGAGGAACCGCATGATCATCACCAACCCCATCGTGTCACGGAAAGACCCCACCTTCGACACCATCACATACGAGTGGGCCCCGCCGGGGCTCACCCAGAAGCTG GCCATGCAGTACATGGAGCTGATCCCCAAGGAGATGCAGCCAGTGGCAGGCACTGACGGGGCCTACTACCGCCGGCGGCAGCTCGTGCGACAGCTTCCAGTGCACGACCATGACCCGTCGCAGTGCCACGGCCTCGCTGAGGGAGAGGTGAAGCTGATGGAAGACTTTGTGAAGAAGTACAAGGCAGAGGCGCTGGGCGTCGGGGaggtggccctgccaggccaGGCTGGTCATGCAAAGGAGGAGGGCAAGGCAAAAGATGCGGGCCCAGCAGCCGAAAAGCCCCCCGAGACCACCAATGGGGCCCTGGAGAGCACTCCGACTGTGGGGCTCTAT CACTGTGAGACCTGCAAGCAGGCAGTGCCCGAGGACTGCCCGGTGGTGTATGCAGACCGGGCGGGCTACACACGGCTGTGGCACCCAGCCTGCTTCATCTGCTGCCACTGCGCCGAGCCCCTCGTCGACCTCATTTACTTCTGGAAGAGCGGGGCTGCCTGGTGCGGGCGTCACTACTGCGAGAGCCTGCGGCCACGCTGTGCCGGCTGTGATGAG ATCATCTTCTCAGAGGAGTTTCAGCAGGCAGAGGGGATGGCCTGGCACAAGAAGCATTTCGCCTGTCTGGAGTGCGAGACGCTGCTGAGTGGCAAAGCCTTCAGCCTGGACAAGGGCAGCCTGCGGTGTGCGACCTGCAGCCGGAGCAAGCACCTCTGA